The proteins below are encoded in one region of Anguilla anguilla isolate fAngAng1 chromosome 3, fAngAng1.pri, whole genome shotgun sequence:
- the capgb gene encoding capping protein (actin filament), gelsolin-like b isoform X2: MQPFQAAPGQFGPEAREPGLRGWRVEKMKAVPLEPSELGAFFNGDSYLVLSNRGEEGADLHMWLGEKSSRDEQVACAMLATQLDNFLGGDPIQHRQVQGYESPEFMSLFPRGVSYKEGGVESGFRKTPCGSGPVHRLYQIKGKRNIRAKEVELTWASFNKGDCFILDMGETIISWIGSQANVFEKQKVREIATLIRDTERHGKARITDVNEGEETPEMLKVLGPMTGLKEENSEADSEADSKASSASLYKVSDATGSMKLTKVSEKSPFQKDLLVRDDCFILDNGNNGKIFVWKGSGANAEEKKEALKMADDFIQQMNYPKMKTQVEILPQGRERVIFKQFFKNWD; encoded by the exons ATGCAACCTTTCCAGGCAGCTCCAGGTCAGTTTGGGCCCGAGGCCAGGGAACCAGGGCTACGAGGCTGGAGGGTGGAGAAGATGAAGGCCGTTCCACTGGAACCCTCCGAGCTGGGGGCCTTCTTCAACGGGGACTCCTACCTGGTGCTGAgcaacagaggagaggagggggctgATCTGCACATGTGGCTCG GTGAGAAGTCCTCGCGTGACGAGCAGGTGGCCTGCGCCATGTTGGCGACACAGCTGGACAACTTCCTGGGCGGGGACCCTATCCAGCATCGGCAAGTCCAGGGCTACGAGTCACCTGAGTTCATGAGCCTCTTTCCCAGAGGAGTCAGCTATAAG GAGGGCGGTGTGGAGTCAGGGTTCCGCAAGACACCATGTGGTTCTGGTCCAGTCCACAGGTTGTACCAGATCAAGGGCAAGCGGAATATTCGAGCTAAGGAGGTCGAGCTCACCTGGGCAAGTTTTAACAAGGGAGACTGCTTCATTCTTGACATGGGAGAG ACCATTATTTCCTGGATTGGCTCCCAGGCCAACGTCTTTGAGAAACAGAAGGTGCGTGAGATCGCAACCCTGATTCGTGACACAGAGAGGCATGGGAAGGCCCGCATCACAGATGTCAATGAAGGAGAGGAAACACCAGAGATGCTGAAG GTGCTGGGTCCAATGACAGGTCTGAAAGAGGAAAACTCCGAAGCTGACTCCGAAGCTGACTCCAAAGCTAGCTCTGCCTCTCTGTACAAG GTGTCTGATGCCACAGGATCAATGAAGCTGACCAAAGTGTCAGAGAAAAGCCCATTTCAGAAGGACCTCCTGGTGCGTGATGACTGCTTTATCCTGGACAATGGAAACAATGGCAAGATCTTTGTCTGGAAAG GGAGTGGAGCCAATGcagaagagaagaaagaggCTCTAAAGATGGCTGATGACTTCATCCAACAGATGAACTATCCCAAGATGAAAACACAG GTGGAGATCCTTCcccagggcagagagagggtcATTTTCAAGCAGTTCTTTAAGAACTGGGACTGA
- the capgb gene encoding capping protein (actin filament), gelsolin-like b isoform X1 codes for MEPESGTVPELTEGILQMQPFQAAPGQFGPEAREPGLRGWRVEKMKAVPLEPSELGAFFNGDSYLVLSNRGEEGADLHMWLGEKSSRDEQVACAMLATQLDNFLGGDPIQHRQVQGYESPEFMSLFPRGVSYKEGGVESGFRKTPCGSGPVHRLYQIKGKRNIRAKEVELTWASFNKGDCFILDMGETIISWIGSQANVFEKQKVREIATLIRDTERHGKARITDVNEGEETPEMLKVLGPMTGLKEENSEADSEADSKASSASLYKVSDATGSMKLTKVSEKSPFQKDLLVRDDCFILDNGNNGKIFVWKGSGANAEEKKEALKMADDFIQQMNYPKMKTQVEILPQGRERVIFKQFFKNWD; via the exons ATGGAGCCAGAGTCAGGTACCGTGCCGGAGCTAACCGAGGGGATCTTGCA AATGCAACCTTTCCAGGCAGCTCCAGGTCAGTTTGGGCCCGAGGCCAGGGAACCAGGGCTACGAGGCTGGAGGGTGGAGAAGATGAAGGCCGTTCCACTGGAACCCTCCGAGCTGGGGGCCTTCTTCAACGGGGACTCCTACCTGGTGCTGAgcaacagaggagaggagggggctgATCTGCACATGTGGCTCG GTGAGAAGTCCTCGCGTGACGAGCAGGTGGCCTGCGCCATGTTGGCGACACAGCTGGACAACTTCCTGGGCGGGGACCCTATCCAGCATCGGCAAGTCCAGGGCTACGAGTCACCTGAGTTCATGAGCCTCTTTCCCAGAGGAGTCAGCTATAAG GAGGGCGGTGTGGAGTCAGGGTTCCGCAAGACACCATGTGGTTCTGGTCCAGTCCACAGGTTGTACCAGATCAAGGGCAAGCGGAATATTCGAGCTAAGGAGGTCGAGCTCACCTGGGCAAGTTTTAACAAGGGAGACTGCTTCATTCTTGACATGGGAGAG ACCATTATTTCCTGGATTGGCTCCCAGGCCAACGTCTTTGAGAAACAGAAGGTGCGTGAGATCGCAACCCTGATTCGTGACACAGAGAGGCATGGGAAGGCCCGCATCACAGATGTCAATGAAGGAGAGGAAACACCAGAGATGCTGAAG GTGCTGGGTCCAATGACAGGTCTGAAAGAGGAAAACTCCGAAGCTGACTCCGAAGCTGACTCCAAAGCTAGCTCTGCCTCTCTGTACAAG GTGTCTGATGCCACAGGATCAATGAAGCTGACCAAAGTGTCAGAGAAAAGCCCATTTCAGAAGGACCTCCTGGTGCGTGATGACTGCTTTATCCTGGACAATGGAAACAATGGCAAGATCTTTGTCTGGAAAG GGAGTGGAGCCAATGcagaagagaagaaagaggCTCTAAAGATGGCTGATGACTTCATCCAACAGATGAACTATCCCAAGATGAAAACACAG GTGGAGATCCTTCcccagggcagagagagggtcATTTTCAAGCAGTTCTTTAAGAACTGGGACTGA